The Cryptococcus gattii WM276 chromosome F, complete sequence genome segment GGCACGACATTCTTCAACTCCCTTTCCCGAATGATCGCCAGTTCTACTGCGTCACCACTACTATCCTACATTATGCCCGAGCACTCTCTTACTCTGTTCTTGACCAAGTCGAGGACGCACTCAAGGAGCGAGAACTCTTCCGCGAGTCTCGTAGGAAGATCTACCCATCACGTTTTGAGTTTCCCAATTCCTGGCAAGATATTCTTAACGTCGCAGAGACTATGCTTACCGGCGAGCTCGAGTACAGACGCGGCAACTACACCCTCGCCTTTGAGCAATTGCGGGAGTCCATCAAGTATTACGACAACCTGATCTATGCTGAGCCTTGGGGTTGGATGCAGCCACCACGTCATGCCTACGCCGCTCTTCAGCTGGAGCAGGGTAACGTCGAGGAAGCAGCCAAGACCTATGAAGAAGATCTCGGCTACGTCGACTCACTTCCTCGTGCGGTTCGTCATCCCAACAACGTCTGGGCCCTTCACGGCTATCATGAATGTCTCCTCAAGCTCGGCCGGCACGGCGAAGCCAAAATCCTTGAACCTCAGCTCACTCTTGCACTCGCTGTCGCCGATATATCAATCGAGTCATCGTGTTTCTGCCGTCGAATGCAGCCTGCTGCCGACCAATCAATGTGTTGTACGTCAATGGGATAGATAGTGCATCGTGGGTTTTAGATGAGGCGGTCTTCGGGCTTCCGTGCGAGACACATCTTGCATGAGGTCAGATGCCATTCGATAACTATACATCTCAAGTCATGTTAATACAAACATATGCATTTGTATCGAATTGTAGAATGAGATACAAGCGTTTCTGTCATAGCCATATTTCGGGTGAAACAAACAAAATACGAGGAACGGACCCGGAACTAAACATGAGGATGTCCGTGTTAAATAGTAAGCAGGCCAATTGTTTGATAACTGACAGAACCAAAGAAATGATGGAAGTAAACTGGCAGACTAAACGAACCAGGAACTCGAGTGTTCGTTGGTTCGAAAGAGTGTAGGAGAGATGTAATACATGTCAAATACCGACTTAACCGCAAGAAAGCCCATTCCTCATCACTCAAAACAAACACCTTTGACTTTGCATCGCCGCCCCTCTGACGTTTTTCCCCCTAGAATGAGTATACGAAGTCCGGGTTCTTCAAATCCGTCAGGTCCTACAAGCGTCTCTCACGGTCAGCTACTATAGTATACATTCACCGAAAGAAGGCAGCTGCACCTACCTCGAAAGCATGCAGATTTTCGATAAATTCGTCTCCTTCAGCAGCGCGGCGCGCCTCCTTCTCTGCGAGCCTCTTCTTGTTGCGCCGCCAGAGGAGGGTGCGCGTGAGCAGGGCAGTGATTACAAAACAGCCGTCTGTAACGGATATCAGCttaaaaaaagaaagatgGAACTTACACAACGCGAGGTGGATGTGCAGACTGTGCAAGTACCGAGGCGCCCATTTGGACTGGAAGACCTGTGGGGCAATGGCGTTACCGCTGGACCACCCGATGACTGTACAAGGTAGTCAGCGATGCTTCTGGCTGGGAGGAAAAAGGGGGAACAAAAAGGGTGCCTACATGTGACGGCGTAGGTGATACTTTTCTTCGTCTGGCCCGCCGAGTTACGCGAGAGCAACATCAATACCGCGGGATAGCACTATTCATCATCAGCTGCTATTGCTTTTCTCGTTATCATGGTCCGAGGAAACTCACCGCCCCGAAAAGCTGCATAATATAGAAAGCCGCCACAAGCCCACCTTTGGTCTTGTCGCTCTGCTCAACAGTGAGGAGCACGATGGTGCCTGCAATGTTGGGGATGGTGAAGCCGACCATGCAGAGGCATGTCTCGTTGGTCTTCTTTATGAACCAGCTGTGGAAAACGGAGTCAACCATTATACCAACGGAAGCGAGGACCAAAGGCAGTAATATACCCaatgaggaggaagctGATGATACCCATGACGCCAATGGGAATACTTAGCAGTTGCGCGTTGAGCGCCTACCCCGCCGCCATCAGTATAATCGGTATGATCCTTGATTTCCATAGCCACCCCCAAAGGAACTCACCGAGAACCCAAAAGCATTAGTGATCAGCAGCCCCGAAAATGTGTTGATTCCTCCCACCACCAGACAGTTAAAGAAGCACAGGAAGAATAGGCAGTATGTGAACAAGTCAGTAAATGCCTCACGCGCCTGTCCCGAGTTCCAATGCTTCTGCTTGAGACCCTGGTTATTGGAACGCACGCGCTCGACGAGGAGCTTTTTCTCGTGCTCCGAGGCCCAGCGCGCTTTGGTGGGCGAGTCGGGAAGGAAAATATAGATCAGGGCTAGGGGTGAGGGTCGGGGATGGGATTAGCATATATAAAAGggatggaaaagaagaggggTGGACGGGGACTCACCGGCGGAGATGAAGCTGACGAGCGCGATGGTGATGTGTAGCCACTGCCAGCTGTGTAGCACTCCATCCTTGATGTGGTAGAAGCCATACTACAATATTGGGGTCAGCCGCATGGTAAGACATATTACCCGAAATGGCAGCTCACAGCAAGAAGATTGCTGATAGCCACGCTAATACAGAGCATAGACTGCCAGATTGAGGTGACAAAAGGCTGCTCGTCGACGCGGTACCATTGGACCGTCACTGCAGGCTGTGTCAGCTATGCCTAGGGGTGGAGAAAAGAGCCAACTCACAAGCGATAAGGGTAGGCCCGACAAGCGACTCAAAGAAGCCGAGGAGGAAACGGATGGCGAACACGGGCGGTatggagagggagaaaCCGAGACCGAAGAGGAGCTGGGAAAGTGTCAAACGCCGAGCCGCTAAATTGCATTATGCCAATTTGTAGTCGCCACTCACCCCACTCCAGACCACAATGCCACCAACCAAGAGTTGACGTAGGGGGAGTCGTCGCACACATTGATTTGCCTAAAGGTGTCTGCGTCAGCTAGGGCCCTCGGCTACTGAAGAAAGAGAACAGTTCACTAGAGGCTCGCCAAAGATGATACCGCACCAAAGAAGAGTACCCGTCAAGCTGTAGTCCTGCCCGACAGCGCCGACATCGTCGATCCAGCCCATGATGGAAGCGGACGTCAAGGTTCCCTGCGAGCGCAATTTGTTAGCTATGTCCAACCGGGAAACGAAGCCGTGGAGAATACTCACTTTGTCGAGGGCCTGGCATAAGTAACCAAGACAGATCAATGGAAGGATACTAGCAGTCTTGGTCAGCTACCGCTCGCAATCATTATTAGAAGGGACAGCAGGCCTACCGGCGATGGATCTTGCGCCTCATTCGAGTGTTTTCCTCCTCGGTAATGATGAGCGTGGGGTCAATGTAGCCCGCCGCCTCTTGATCGTTCACAACGACTTCGGGTACAGGCTTGATCTTGTCCAGATGTTCGATCTCATACTTGTCGTCTGCTGGCCATGGGCGGTTGTCCGCTGACTCGATATCTGGGAGGGAATTGCTCATTTATCTGATGTTTGGTTTTCCAGGGAGGGAAGTGGGGATTGTGGGGCCGCCATGGAGGTGCCGGCGGGATCTTTATATCTGCATATTCGTCAAGGACATGTTATGGTGCAGACATGTTATGGTGCAGAGCCGGGAGTTACCCCGCATCCCACGATCATTGTTTGCATGAGTGATCGACGATATGGATATAAAAGAGACAGGGTACGGATATAGATATGGATATAGAAAAGGATAAGGTACCGATATGGAGATGGACATAGCGCAAGGTGCGGTGGTGGTAACTCCTTTACCGGTTTCTCCGACTTGACGATCTCGGACGGAATGCGGCCCGGTCAACCTCAAACTTATCGATCGACAACGCGAACTGTCGCACTTTGGACTTACGCTGTCATGACGGTGCGGTGATCTTTTGGCAAAGAACCAGAATAGTCGCTCTCTGCGGCCCGGCAAGCAGGCTCATTGCAGGTAACAGCTGCTGACACAGAGCAGTAGGTCATGGCCTCATTTAGCTCTCGTAGCTGTGGCGGCGCCACTGCTCTCGGAGAGGCCGGGAAACACCTGATGCTACTATGTacgtttgcttgaccaCGGTTTAGTCAATCGGTGAACTGAGAGGTTCTAAAGCTTGCAAAGTTGTAGTGAATCCGGGTGGAATCTTTTTGGGAAGATACCAAGAGAAGTGAGAAGAGTATGAAGTTTAGCTCATTTCGCCTACACGAAGAGCTCTATACCTGTTTCTAAATCTAAGTCTACAAGCTGACAAATCTTCCCCATCCCGTGGGGCcctttttcctctctcttctcctcggCTATACTCCAGCGCCATtatctcttcctctcatcttcttctttgctttTGCTAAACCTCGTTCCTTTTATAGTAGTGTACCATGCTAATTCATGAAAAAGATCAGACGGACACAATGCATCCTCGAACATCGTAAAGTCTACAACGACCATCTCATGCATCATCCCAGCTCTAGTTTGCCTCCTGGCGTAGCTTCAGGAGTTCATTTCCGTACTGCATAAAGTAAAAGTCCGCGTCTGCATTGTAGTTCCAGTGCGTCAGCTCGGGCCATAGACTGCTCTGTACTCTTGAGCTACTCACAGACAAGGCCGTGATCAAGGAGCCTCTTTGTGGCGAGTTCGTTTCCGTTAATCGTCGAGTGCTGCGCCATTTATTCGTCAGCTTTCAGCGGAGGCTAGCTACCTAACGCAACTCACCTCCAAAATCGTCTCCCACCCACCCTCCCCCCAGACCACTCGGTCTCCTTGCAGCGTCGCCTTCCCCGTCCTGCACTCCCGCATCAGGTCGTCGACGAGCTTGAACGACTTGATGAGATATTGCTCCGCCGCGAGCGGATTGGTGGGTCGAAGCAAGCGGTAGAGCATGAGCAGGCCGCAGGCCGTAACGGCGCTAGCAGAGGCGTCGTATGGGCAGGGCTTGGGAGCGTCAAAGTCCCTAATGGGCAACATTGCAGCTTGTCAGCATTCGCCTCTCGTCTGATGTAAAGAGCTGCTGAAAGCTGAGCTTACCACCATGGGACGCCCGACTCGGGCAGAAGCTCGAAGAATTTGTCGGCGAGCTTGCATGCGGTCTCTAGAAAGTCTTTGCGGCCGGTGCGAAGAGCTGCGGGATCATCAGCTGTGCGACAGAGAGTGCATGTGGTGCAAGCTGGACATACCACATTGGGCGTACCCGTAGATAGCCCACGATTGGCCCCGCGACCACGTCGACTCGTCCGCGTAGCCTGCCACCCCTCGTTAGCTAAACTGTATCTTCGCATCGGGATTTTCTAAGTAGCTACTCGCCTTGATGCGTCATGCACTTCTTAATGCTCCCATCTTGGTTAAAGTCGACAACGTGATATGTCGTATAGTCAGGCCGGACATGGCTGTTCAGCGACTTTTCGGCTTGGTGCGTCGCGACGTGCGCATACTTGGGGTCGCCGGTGAGCTCGGTGGCTTCGTACAGCATGTCCAAGTTCATCTGAAGTACATCAACTGACCGATCCGACTTCATTGAGGGGCGGAAGACTCACAAGGTTGTCAATGATAACGAGGTAGTGCTCGTCAAGGTTGTCATCCCTCCAGAGGTCGGGCATGTTGGCTTTGCGCATCATAGTCCAACTCCTCATGCAGCCGACCTATGTGTGATGGGGAATCAGTTCTAGCTTGGAACAAAGTGGTTAGTGCAGGCTGTTAGGCTGACCTCGGGGTTATAGAGCTCGACCAGTGATTCCGCCGCATCGATAAGCACCCGCTTCGCTTCCTCGTCCCCCGTCAATGCAAAATCCCTACAGGAACGCCTTCTGTCAGCTCTCCCACTCCCCAGATGGCACAGGAAACGCCCACTCACATCCCATAGCACAGCTGGAACCTGAACCCCTGATCATGATTGATTGCCTTCTTCGCCAGAAATTTGAACGACTCTTGATATCTCCTGGCCAGGCGCATGATCTCCTTGTCACGGTAGCTCGGCTCGACAGCCTCGGGGAGGAGACGCCGGCGCTCCTCGACGAGCCAAAGGAGGCCGGGGAAGAAGCCTTGGGTCCAGGAGGTTGCCGCTTGAGGACAGGGTGTCAGGTTTTGCACGATGGCATGTGTAGAGTCTACAACTCACCTTTGCTACAATGGTACTCGTGGCTTCCTTGGGGCGTGGTGTACTCGGGGATGCGCATGATGGGGGTTCCCTATGCGGATACCCAATCAGTGCTGGACTAATATCACTAAGGGGTAACAGCAAACAGCACTCACCTCGGGCCCCTCGTACTTCTTTGCGACCTCGACGACCTTAATACTGTCGCTCACGTCGTAGAGCCTGGGAAAGGCGGTGGGAATCTGTTGAAGCTTGTTCATGATGGCGAGTGGGTGGTTGGTGTGCGGAGAATGTGACAATGAGGGGTGTTGGGGCCCTACTACTCTGTCTTCTGTGCCCTTTTTATACACCGAGCGCTGCCGTCTCCTCCTGTTTTGAAGCGACCGGCGGCTGGGGGGTTCGATGGAGTGAGCTCCCCGAAAACTGCGGATATAggttcttcctctgctATGCCAAACTCACTTGACAATATTGAACCATAAGGAGTGGGGATGGAGCGGTGATTAGCATCTATGGATATACAGCACAATAGAGGCGGGGTGGTAATACAGACAGTGGACGGGGGAAGTCCTCTAGCAACAGCGGTAGGTGGAGGTGAGACAGCTAGGGAACGGGTCCGCCGGCAATTTTTAGCCGTCCCAAGCCGTAACTCCGGCGGATATAGCAAGAACCCCGAGA includes the following:
- a CDS encoding MFS transporter, putative (Similar to SGTC gene model, INSD accession EAL20599.1) — protein: MSNSLPDIESADNRPWPADDKYEIEHLDKIKPVPEVVVNDQEAAGYIDPTLIITEEENTRMRRKIHRRILPLICLGYLCQALDKGTLTSASIMGWIDDVGAVGQDYSLTGTLLWCGIIFGEPLANQCVRRLPLRQLLVGGIVVWSGLLFGLGFSLSIPPVFAIRFLLGFFESLVGPTLIALTVQWYRVDEQPFVTSIWQSMLCISVAISNLLAYGFYHIKDGVLHSWQWLHITIALVSFISAALIYIFLPDSPTKARWASEHEKKLLVERVRSNNQGLKQKHWNSGQAREAFTDLFTYCLFFLCFFNCLVVGGINTFSGLLITNAFGFSALNAQLLSIPIGVMGIISFLLIGWFIKKTNETCLCMVGFTIPNIAGTIVLLTVEQSDKTKGGLVAAFYIMQLFGACYPAVLMLLSRNSAGQTKKSITYAVTFIGWSSGNAIAPQVFQSKWAPRYLHSLHIHLALYGCFVITALLTRTLLWRRNKKRLAEKEARRAAEGDEFIENLHAFEVGAAAFFR
- a CDS encoding Hypothetical protein (Similar to SGTC gene model, INSD accession EAL20600.1; CNBE5200), with amino-acid sequence MPDLWRDDNLDEHYLVIIDNLMNLDMLYEATELTGDPKYAHVATHQAEKSLNSHVRPDYTTYHVVDFNQDGSIKKCMTHQGYADESTWSRGQSWAIYGYAQCALRTGRKDFLETACKLADKFFELLPESGVPWWDFDAPKPCPYDASASAVTACGLLMLYRLLRPTNPLAAEQYLIKSFKLVDDLMRECRTGKATLQGDRVVWGEGGWETILEHSTINGNELATKRLLDHGLVYADFYFMQYGNELLKLRQEAN